The following DNA comes from Ricinus communis isolate WT05 ecotype wild-type chromosome 10, ASM1957865v1, whole genome shotgun sequence.
CTTcctcctctctttctctcttccgCGACCCTGATGCCctcctcttcctttctttcttttctttctttccttatcggcaATTAGTCCCTAGACTTTTTTTccttaccatttagtccctcaacttctttaattaataacaatttCATCCTACAAGATTTCTGATTGACCctccaacttttctttagcttttcaattaaaccccaactatttaatttgagccaaattagaattattgaaaaaaaaattacttatttacccttgcttttaactgtaaaattatcaaaagacCCTTAcagacatatttaattacaaaaataccaaacatataaattttcattaaaattccatattaataaaattatacttttattcttattccaaaataaattagatactCCTagtacaattaatttaattaatcatttgctaaaaaatttcaattaaaatttaacaccattagctaatttaAAATGCTCTTTTTTTCaacaattcttttataaaatattctttactGATTCTTCCATAACTcttaagtataaaatttaatttataaatattcatttgaaaaaaaaattaaataaccaaaaatataatttatttctaaaaaaatttacttaattaatttcttaaaaatcaaattaattaaatataaaaataactcctttatttatctaacattaaaattttcatttaaatcattctaatttaaaccaaataaaaataaaattaaattaatttaaataaaaattcatttattaattattattaatattatcatttattaaaaaaaaattccaaatATTACAATATCCATATCCATATCCAATTTCTGCAAATTTTGAATCTCACCAAGTGTATATAACTGAAGAATTTTGTCATTGGTTACAATTCTGATAATATGCTGACTGGAATATTCATTTGAGATTGCTGCAATTTCAATTCCATGAACACGACGTTCtccaagaaaataatcaataattcgATCTCGCAGTGCAGCCCATATGGCATTTCTATCAAAGCACAAGGGACACGACTGAGTCTGTCTGTTGCTGGAAGTTGAAACATGCAGGTTTGAAGGCACTATAAAGTTCAGATATTTCAGTTTCCTACCCTACTATACTCCCACCATTGGTACAAATGTTCCACTGTAATCAGACTAAATTAAATGTTGTATCAATTGCTTGAACCAATTTAAAGTTACATTACCTTCATTATGCTTTCCCCCGTATGGAATTGATCTGCTATCTAAAGAACTAAGCAACGGTCAAGACCATGCTTCCACATGGTATCTACCATCCTTTTCCAGCCTCCTTAGAAGTGTCAGAGCAGTTTCCCTTGAAACCCCAGCCTCTTTGGATATAATGTCCTCAAAGGCTGACATTACATCTGAAGGCATTTTGGTTGAAGATCCTGCAACATAGATAGAAGCCCCCCGTAACACCAAATCCCAAATCCTCTGGCTATGCTTGCGAATTTTGTGTTGCACATAAACCTTTTGTGGTTGGTCTCTTGAAAAGGCAACATAAAAACCTCCACCCCTTTCTTCTGAAAGCAGGCCACCATCTCGTGCATGAGACAACCACAAATCCCTATAAAGGAAGTCATTCTCCTCATTTCGGCAACCAAAGAAGAACATAATGGGAGCAGCAGCTCCACCAGACATGTCTTGTATGGTCCTTTCCTCTAGAAATCCACGAAAAGGAGCACATCCTGTCCCAGGTCCAACAAGAATAAGGGGAAGTGATGGAGGTGGTGGAGGAAGGGAACCTTTTTGAAACCACGCTGGAATATAGATACCTGCAAACTTCAGGTGATAAATACATTtactctttttaaaataaggaACTGAAGTTCAATTGCACTATTGCCAACCAGTACTTTGTTGTGGATCAAGTTTGGCAAGCCACATGGAGCAGAGACCAGTCCGCTTCCTCTTAAAAGGTGTTGTCCAAGACACTACATTCACTGTCAAGTGCACTTGATTGGGATGAGCTGAAGGGgaagaagaaatggaaaaaGCCCTTGTTTTCAATGGAGGAACCAACTGTACCAGCCACTCAAAAGGCATTTGCACAGAAGGGAAATCCTCTAATACCTGTATTTCAATAACACAAATCAATTGAGAATAATAAGTACATTTCCATTGACAAGTAGAAGATTCAAcagatttaataattttgccATTGTCCAATGACCCTAACAACAAAATTCAAAGTAGATAAAAAACAAAGTTTCTTCTACATCATCCCAAGGAGGACAAGTAGTTTCGAAGGGACTAAATAGATCAATGCGTAAGGCCAAGTCTCCTACTAGGCTACTACTGCAAGATTCTGCTGGAAGCTATAATTGATCACAAGAAACAAACCAACATGTACTTGCATATCAATTGGTACAAGTTGGTAATCCTTTCATAAGAGTACTTAGCAAAAGGAGTCATGataaataaccttgtaatgtAACATAGAACAATCATGTTTTAACTATGCAAAAGGACAAATGCCTACACCCTCCTCTGACAgcaattaaattaagattttcaaaatataacaACAAAATTGAACCTTACTCATTTCATCAATGCCCTTTTGCATTTCTGCCTCCCCCAAAACAATTCTATGTCTGCACTACTACAGGCTTCATTACagtaaaataaacaaaatgtgCGTTGACTGTTGACATTTGTAAGGAATTGAACCTCAAAAGAAATATGCTTATCAAGTGATGCACAATGAACAAAGTGATAAAATGCAGCAATTATATGTTTACTAGAACTCACCTCCAGAACAGTTCTACGTTCCTTCTGATTGTATTGGTATAGATCATCTCTTCCATCAGGtgaagaaaaatattgaaGTCTCTCTTTTTCATGTTGAGCTGTTGCATAAAAGCTCATAACctgaaaaaatcaaaaaatgattttatcaATTCGGAAGACAAAGTCCAGCAAGCAAGCATACAGCATAAGTACCAGCATCAAAACCCAGCTAGCAGGATATGATGCAAGacttaatatattaatcatgaGTCTAATTTCTGTGAGACCAATGCTtgcatgaattttttttttaatttattttttattgccAGAGATATTGTTAGTGCACGTTAGGAGTTATGTAAGAGGAGAGGGAAAACATCACTCCCCTGGAGGAGGGACACAACGAATGGAGATTAAATCTCCATTTGCTGGTGGGATCCTTGAAGGAGGCATGACAGCCAGGCCAAAGGCCTAATAGTATGCTGGAATAAAATTGTAGGTGCTAGTTGACAGCAGTGAGTACAATGCCTAGCACAAGATGGCATAGACCTATAAGTATAAAGCAATTCCAAAACTGAGCAAGCTAAAAAATTTGGCTCCCCAAAATCCtccatcaagaaaaataaagacctgagttatttgaataaattagaataaactCTTTCTTGGCAGAGCTTGAATTGCTAGTTAAGCTAGAACAATTTTAGAACATATCCAAAGATCGAACATCAATGACAAGCATCTCATTCTTAGACATATAAAAGGTCAATCTTGCTGGCAAAGAATGTATTTTCTCATGATCATGAAAAAGTGCTAGAAATCTAATAGGTGACCAGAAACTTTATGGTTCTGAAGTACAACCAGGCAGATCAATTAGGGAAATTATTGCCTATCAAGCAAACAACGATTTAAACTTTTCATGTACAGCTGATATGCCAAATAAGGTATAATCAATGATAAGTGGCTCAGTTATGGATTTACTAACACTGTTTCTCTTTCATACTTTTTACCGTATTCAAAATATGTCTTTGCAACAACTCAACTCCAAACTTGTTAAGCAGAATCAATATAATGCAGCGACAGAGAAACAGAGAAAATGAGAGAACGAGAACATTAAATAAGGTGCCCTTGGTACTTTGCTCTTAAAAGAGTTTGATAGAAGAATATAAGACATACAGGATCCTTGCCTCAAAGAAATAGCGTCTAGGAGAAGCTGATGCAATATCCATTGTCAATTCCACAAAATTTTTAAGCTTGATAGGGACAGTCGGGGTATTGCTTTGAGAACACTCTGTCACTCTAGGATGCACCTGAAACAAGACACATTGCTCATAACTGGAAGGACAAAGATTAAACGCAAAGCAGTTTATCATGCAGATTTAGATTACATGCACTAAAGGAAGATGTGACAAAATAATGCTCTAATCAATAATGAAATATGCTGCAACAATCAGTGAAAATCCTTAAGCAATAAAAAGAAGGAAACCTCTACCCAGTTGCCGGCACTAGAATATGTGCATGGCAAGGTAGGATCAATCCACAATTAATCAATACAGGAAGACATACAGTGATGAGTGATCCAGGGTCCAAATTACAATGCTGAATAAAAGCATCCACTGCAGCAGGATTTTGACCAGGGAGAACGTCAAGGACATCACCAACTTCATATTCGATTGCCTACATAGAAAGTGGAACATGCTAAGAAGAGAAACGCAAATTTAGATCAACATAACTAGAATGTAACGAGAATGACTTACAGTTGAAAcagattcaaattcaaaatggCGCACATCTTTTCCACAACCTACTTTAGTCAATGATTGATTCTTGACCTACGTGGACAAATTCAAATGAAACAAGGATAGAGGAAAGTAAGTATAATTTTccagttataaatagaaaagaaaaaaaaaattcttgagGAAGCACCTAGCTAAAGAAAATAGGATACAGTTGAGCAAGTACAATTTGATAGTTAGAAAGAGAATATTACAACGAAGCCCTGAAAAAGCACCTACATACAGTTTCCAAATCCAGTTGAAAGAATAAAACAGCACTTacataaaaatcatataaatgcACTCAAgagaaattattatactttACTGGACTgtaaattcaataaaagttGGAATCATGGCTATTTAGATGTGACACCCTCTGGGATACACAAGCATGTATGATTACCATTTTAAGAAAGCAGGCAGGCTTATTCTTGTCATGGGCAGATTTTCCAGGTGACATAGAGCGAGCTCTCTCAATTTGCATAAGAATATTTTCTGAATCTGAGACAGACACAACCAAATTgaagatgaattttataatcacCAAGAATCTTGTCACAGAActaaagaagagaaaaagcaTGTGATTTTGGATACACTTCTCTTTCTCGCAAAAGAATGTATTGGACAACAAAATGCAATGATAATAAAACCTATTGAGGAAGtcaagatattaaaataactatgTAAACTTCAGGAAAGCCCAATAAGAAAGTGCACTCTAAACAGTTGTGATTTACCTGCATCAGTAGATAATTGTAAGTCAATATTGTCAGTTCTGTGATATCTTATTGCGACTTTCGGTTGATCAATCAACATTGATTCTGGGGTCACATAATCTGGGCCATTTGGGAGAAATTTAGGATTAATAAGATACAACGCATGCCACAAGGATGACATCCAAGGATCCAATGCACCTTCATACCTGGAAATAGAAAACAATGTTTTGGGGTACAAAATTTTGCATCAGACTCAGTGCCATACTTTTTTTCAGCTAAAaccaattctttttatataaaggAAAGATTATTGAATTTCATTGTGATTGTACCCTGAAGGGTGCTGGTCATCTCCTAAACCTCTTTCAACAATAACTGTTGCCCCAAGATCTGAAAGTCTTCTGTCAAGCCTCTTAGCCACAAACTGCAGCCATCTCAGCATGAAAACAAATCCcatttaaatttacaaaaatggACATGAAAATTACATGGTTTGAATATGCGCTATTggataaaatatcatatcatGCTACAGTCAAATGATTCCacaaaatacaatatttttagCAAACGcacttcaaaaatttaaataatggGTTATCAACAATGCTCTGAAttggaaaaatataaaaatcaaacagaGCTAGATGGTAAAAGATCATACGAACATAGAAGTGAACCAAACTTCTTATCTTTTAGACTGGGGAAGTTTCAAAGGAAATGCATTCACACAAAAACTTTATAGTGCAATTCCTAATTGGTTTCACATATTTCCATGAGTTTTAGAAACAATGAAATTAAATGATACAcagttaaaataaaagagcaaAAGTTGCATGTAAAAGAAATGCACATAAAGATAATGGTAAAATTAATGTCACCTTAGAAATTGGGCAGCATTTTTCACACATGAACAATACATCATTATGAAAAGATTAATCAACTAGTTTGCAACAGAAGAACCTTCAAAAAAAGATTCATAATCCAAATGCTATTTGGAATATGTTCCCTGATATGTTATCTTAATCTTCCAATAAAATAGCCCATCGTTGACCACAAGATGCATTCAAAATATGATTGTTTCAAATTTTAAGAGTTATGTCAATAAAGCATTCTAGAAGATCAATATTGTTTATTGTGAATGTTCCATTAGCATGACACAGCTAGGAAAAGTCCAAGATGAATACTTTTTCATTACTCATGTTTCATATACTTAGACCTACATTATTCAAATATTACTATCTGTTGCATACTCAAAAGAAGCTAAAAACATGCAAGAATCCCGAAAGTGCCCAAGAGTATATGTAAAACATTCATAAGAAACAACTAAGTTCAAAGCTAAACTCTCCAATTCGCATGCACGACCAATAAAATAGTAGCAGTAAAGAAGTAAATGACACTATTCAACAGAAGTAATAGAAATACCATTGTTCCCCTACAACAAAAGAAACCAAGAGATTACATTACATTATATTTCTGGTAACCTGAATCACCCAATCCAAAAACAGCATAATGAACTCCTTCCAGCCATTGCTTAGTAAGATTTTTCTGCAGAAGAAACCTCCAAAAGCCCTACATATATAGAAGGGAAATGCAGAAATAATTGATACAGACTAAAAATGAGACCTTTTACCCTCTTCTTAAGACAAAcagataaataaaaactatatgatCGATACCTTCATAGAGTTTGGTGTATCTCCCTGGCCTGTAGTagaaacaacaaaaattataGTACCTTCATGAGGTAAAGAACTCTGAGACATTACAAAAATTAACACACTAGTAAGCATTGATTTCAAGGAGCAATGAAAAAGTTTAGTTTAATGCTAATCATAATTGATGACTGTATTGTTATAAACAAAACTAATTACAACAGGCAATTGCTTTCACTTTCCTccaatttttcctttttagtgCAACaagagaaatttaaaataaatgaaaattaaaaaaaaaaaaactatatctAGTAAAATTAGAGCATTCAACTAACAAAAACAAACGTAAAATTTGATTGTTTGTCTAGGTCTTGTTTGGAATAATTCATGTgcaagaatttatttatttcaaaatgcCTTGTACTTTTAAATAGAATTCAGTTGAACcaaattcttgaatttttagaCTTTCCAAatacaataagaaaataaataattttctttttaaataaaagagaagatTTACATTTCACTTAACTTACATCATCTGTTAAAATTAACGGAAATATCACATTTctacttatatttaaaaaaaaaatcaaagaaactGCAAAactaatttagaaaaagaactTACAGCATCAAACTGGTCCATAGAACAAAGCGTGACAAGGCAGCCTCTGCGATCAGCTTCACGGCTAATACGCTCTGCTGCGTCCATTGCGTTACCAGTTTCAGTTGCGTATAGTATCACCAGCATTTTAGGTTTTTCCTCCATTACTATTAAACACCAGATGATAAAAACATTAATTCCatatataagattaaaaattagagGAAAGAGAAATTTACACAGGACAtaacaaacaaaaaatgaaggggaaaaaaaatttgacaaATAACAAACAGAAATTCCCTGTATGAATCCACTTATTCAccaatttgaaataaaatttcgATTGAAAAATTAAGGTGACACCTAACAtctcctttctctctctcccctTCAAACTCACATATCAGCACAATCACAATATATAAGATTAACTCATAGAAGAACAATTTCGAAatcagaattttatttttatcttccaacaaaaaagaaactgaCAAATCAATGCATAGAACCCAATAACCAAAACCATACCGGGTTGAATTGAACCATTAAAATAAACCTACAGACGGGTTTACAGAGGTATTACCAATTCTTCAGACTCGAGAACTTCTCAGTCTATGGAGAACTTCTTGAGATGACCGTGAGTGAAGTCTTGAGAGTATAGGAAGACGATGAACACAACGAGCAAACCCGTTTGAACCCAGTGACGAAGATGATGACTGCCCAGCAAACCGGTTCTCGGTCGATGACCGTGAGTCAACACGTACTAGAGAGAAGATTCTTGATCTGACTAAAACGACCATACTattgtataaatattacaagAAAGCCGCTATAAGTATCTAGAATTCATGCCCAagcaaattattattataaaaattatttaataaattaattataataatattaagtaataattaattatagtgataaaatattataataataaaaatgtatgAGTTAATGTGTCTctaaaataaaagtgaaagtatcattttctatattcaatttatataaaaattatattgaattgtttgaatttcagaatatatataaatattatatatatatatatatatatatatatatatatattataatattataatttattaataatttcttataggattataaatgtatttaaggtcaaaaaataaaatagaaagttttattttttatgactttctatcttcaatttttataaaaatttatattaaattatttagacTTTATCAtaggtatatatatagtgtaatatattgaaattcatcaattcttttataaaattaagaatttatatgaAGTTATTATAGGATtaaaactgaattagattaattatattaggacTAGGagattaataactaattaattttttttagaattagaagattaattactaattaattctattacgATTAGAATAGTAtagaattaagaaaagattAGCAAGGGTTAAGAAAAGATTAGCAAGGGTAGCCAGTTCAAAAATTTTCTCCTTTATTCgtgtttttatatatattaattttttttactcatTTCTATTACgtaaacattaattttttgactcatggtaatttaaaaaataaaatattatattttaataaatttatcgtgacaaatatttttgatattaaaataatagcaaaaatcatttattataataaattcatatttaaataaatttatttattggcttatgatatttatattgattatttgtatagcctttaataaataaatttaatatattgtaaaaatatatcaagATTCTCGTCTATTGTAAAAGCatattcatataattaaataactatgtaatatattatgattataTTTAGCAAGCATTTTTGTtatgaattttcttatttttcttattttaaagattataaaattaaattttttgattttaatatcatatttaggttaagatatctaaaatatatttaagccATTGTCATTgtttatgataaatataattaaatgaaaatttcataatttacttttcaagaatttttaaaatataaatatatctgcaaaatattataaaaaatttacagagcttttatatctaaatcaaataaattattttgaaattattactaaaatttaataatgagttaataatttattattttagatattatgCATTGCTGACgacattattaaataaatgaattataattataatttttattaaaataacaacttatcaaattaagaattataagTACTTTCAATCTTAAAAGGTAAAATTATCTTCaaactataatttatttatttaattttcataatatttatgtaaatataagaatctatttattattaataaaaatattttctctttattaaagttaataataaataagtttgTCATAGTTCTTAGagttcaaaaaatatttaaatgaatgCATAAATGgtcctttcaatttttttaaaatagtcaTTTGGCcacttgaatttttatttggtcCTTATAActatctaaattaattcttttgaaTCACATAAATCATATTTTGTTGGCTTATATATGCGCATgtatctatataaataaaggcaagtggaagtaagttagtataatataaatattcagaGCCGATGCATATGTGGCCCCTTAAATTTTCTAAGAACAGTCATTTGgccatttgaatttttatttgattcttaTAGCTACTTGAACTACATTaatcttattttgttatttttaggAACGTTTATAAGACAAGCACTCTGACATAGAGTTGACtcatacatatattaaaagaaatactgAAAAATAAGCTAGGAAAGTAAAACAATACTTTTTAGAATCCTAGATCtccaaatttaaactttacTTTTCATCTTCAATAAATTTCTacttcttttataataattataaaattttgttgtcaatttgaatatatatactCTCCAAATTACAATATTTCTTTAAggaattttattaaacatgACCTTTGCACTACATAATCGCCCACATTTGAATATATGTTAACCAAAGCTGATGGAACAAAGAGGCATAGGGATTAGGAttctaaaataactaatttatgTGGTTATATGGACGAGACAAAAGTTCAAGTGGCCAAATGACTATTCTTAGAAAGTTCAAAAGGCCATGTATGTATTTGgtgatattttttaacacATGTACAAGTCAATTCTATGTCACCGCGTTTATCTTACACGCATTTCTAATAACAGCAAAATAAGATTTCTATAGTTCAAAAGAAGTAGTCTAGATGACTATATGGACCAAATAAAAGTTCAAGTGGTAAAGtgactatttttaaaaagttcaaCAGGCAATGTATGTACTCAACCAATAATTTACTGCTTAATATATGTGTCGTCTAATgtttatttcttaagatttattttattactttatatgatattattattattataggattatctaatttaatattaattttgtatcCTAGCGAAAGCTAAATTAAAAGTACTTGAATTTTATTGTCCGTAAAATAttcctttaaaaaataaaattctcttTTATTGTGTCTTGTctgttaattttctttttaattttgtataaaatattttcatctaAAAGTAACatactttaataaattaattcataattaattagtaaatattttaatatttaattatactaGTGGTTTTTCTATGTGTTGCAcgtaaatttaatatttagaatcgttattacttattaaaaaaataagataattaaaaataggaATTAATATTATAGATATCTATAATACctataactatttattaattataaattttgttttaatataaattaaaattggcataaaaaatatattagatagagttttttttatgtagtttcttagagaaaaattactatattttatcaaattttagtttttattattctcctttttagttaatttaataagatttttaatgaattaaaatttcaatttaaaagtTCTTTTATCCGATAAATAGtttaactaatataaattattaaataataaataattataaatattaattatcaattgatttaattaataaattatgacttaatcaatcataataaaataaaatgcaaggattttttactaaatttatttgttcatccttgtaatttcatatatatatgtatataataataataataataataataataataataataataataatttagtaactaaaaatttcttattttttattggtgataaaataaactataattatcattaaaatttaaaagtataaaaagttTAGTGTAGTCTTTAGACTACAATATTCATCTAAatttcactttctttctgAATAGTTTGTCCATATATTATATCTGTAAACCACTAACTAAAtcattagatttaattaaaataaaaattattgaattcaGAATTATAAgcacttttaatattaaatagtgAATTTATTCAAGATATAATCcacttatttaaattttatattacttctataaatagaaaaatctatttattattataaaaatattctttttgaaactaataataaataaatttgtcataatttttagaattgaaATGATACTTACTGCTTaatgtaacgcctgcattttctcatcatacatgttatgtgcatttacatttaatcattggcatatgatggtatattaataacatttttattttatgggaacagatatatattaattataagtagagaataagaagcatgatattagattattaatttagataagttgattaagtatttgggttatgtgtattaagccttaagacttaattgaaccaatagctgaaggttgggtaaatagattggacttaaaagatacaattaaaagttagtacctatatatggctagtaagaattaatttaggatgataaaactagttaagtaggtggtggcattgagagatgaatcttggaaattggaatcatgagcaagctcattttacctcttcatttctctaaaattcgtacaagGCCAAAAACTCAAAGTTTGGAACAAGaaagaggagtggaatacctacaaaaacttaagattaagataggattttatcaactattgaaggagccaagctaaagctaaaggatttaagcatattagcaacccaaaaactgaaattggtgagttgttacttgagtattattaatttgtcattagggttcttgattacaaattggaaaaacttcaattgatgctttcattgattaattaaaggtctgattatcatgaattagtagagtattgaatgattgcatagagattaagcttgattaagtttaagtatgtcaagatagaaaactgtcaaaattccagcaacctttatgttctgtattttgggcataacataggttatataagtccaaattagcTTAATTGGTATCTatagaaattttgaagagtcctctataactttgtagttttgtgattttactatttttgccgttttggttgcttaaatt
Coding sequences within:
- the LOC8260241 gene encoding NADPH-dependent diflavin oxidoreductase 1 isoform X5 — its product is MSFYATAQHEKERLQYFSSPDGRDDLYQYNQKERRTVLEVLEDFPSVQMPFEWLVQLVPPLKTRAFSISSSPSAHPNQVHLTVNVVSWTTPFKRKRTGLCSMWLAKLDPQQSTGIYIPAWFQKGSLPPPPPSLPLILVGPGTGCAPFRGFLEERTIQDMSGGAAAPIMFFFGCRNEENDFLYRDLWLSHARDGGLLSEERGGGFYVAFSRDQPQKVYVQHKIRKHSQRIWDLVLRGASIYVAGSSTKMPSDVMSAFEDIISKEAGVSRETALTLLRRLEKDGRYHVEAWS
- the LOC8260241 gene encoding NADPH-dependent diflavin oxidoreductase 1 isoform X2; the encoded protein is MEEKPKMLVILYATETGNAMDAAERISREADRRGCLVTLCSMDQFDASSLPHEGTIIFVVSTTGQGDTPNSMKGFWRFLLQKNLTKQWLEGVHYAVFGLGDSGYQKYNFVAKRLDRRLSDLGATVIVERGLGDDQHPSGYEGALDPWMSSLWHALYLINPKFLPNGPDYVTPESMLIDQPKVAIRYHRTDNIDLQLSTDADSENILMQIERARSMSPGKSAHDKNKPACFLKMVKNQSLTKVGCGKDVRHFEFESVSTAIEYEVGDVLDVLPGQNPAAVDAFIQHCNLDPGSLITVHPRVTECSQSNTPTVPIKLKNFVELTMDIASASPRRYFFEVMSFYATAQHEKERLQYFSSPDGRDDLYQYNQKERRTVLEVLEDFPSVQMPFEWLVQLVPPLKTRAFSISSSPSAHPNQVHLTVNVVSWTTPFKRKRTGLCSMWLAKLDPQQSIYIPAWFQKGSLPPPPPSLPLILVGPGTGCAPFRGFLEERTIQDMSGGAAAPIMFFFGCRNEENDFLYRDLWLSHARDGGLLSEERGGGFYVAFSRDQPQKVYVQHKIRKHSQRIWDLVLRGASIYVAGSSTKMPSDVMSAFEDIISKEAGVSRETALTLLRRLEKDGRYHVEAWS
- the LOC8260241 gene encoding NADPH-dependent diflavin oxidoreductase 1 isoform X4, coding for MLFLDWVIQFVAKRLDRRLSDLGATVIVERGLGDDQHPSGYEGALDPWMSSLWHALYLINPKFLPNGPDYVTPESMLIDQPKVAIRYHRTDNIDLQLSTDADSENILMQIERARSMSPGKSAHDKNKPACFLKMVKNQSLTKVGCGKDVRHFEFESVSTAIEYEVGDVLDVLPGQNPAAVDAFIQHCNLDPGSLITVHPRVTECSQSNTPTVPIKLKNFVELTMDIASASPRRYFFEVMSFYATAQHEKERLQYFSSPDGRDDLYQYNQKERRTVLEVLEDFPSVQMPFEWLVQLVPPLKTRAFSISSSPSAHPNQVHLTVNVVSWTTPFKRKRTGLCSMWLAKLDPQQSTGIYIPAWFQKGSLPPPPPSLPLILVGPGTGCAPFRGFLEERTIQDMSGGAAAPIMFFFGCRNEENDFLYRDLWLSHARDGGLLSEERGGGFYVAFSRDQPQKVYVQHKIRKHSQRIWDLVLRGASIYVAGSSTKMPSDVMSAFEDIISKEAGVSRETALTLLRRLEKDGRYHVEAWS
- the LOC8260241 gene encoding NADPH-dependent diflavin oxidoreductase 1 isoform X3; the encoded protein is MKGFWRFLLQKNLTKQWLEGVHYAVFGLGDSGYQKYNFVAKRLDRRLSDLGATVIVERGLGDDQHPSGYEGALDPWMSSLWHALYLINPKFLPNGPDYVTPESMLIDQPKVAIRYHRTDNIDLQLSTDADSENILMQIERARSMSPGKSAHDKNKPACFLKMVKNQSLTKVGCGKDVRHFEFESVSTAIEYEVGDVLDVLPGQNPAAVDAFIQHCNLDPGSLITVHPRVTECSQSNTPTVPIKLKNFVELTMDIASASPRRYFFEVMSFYATAQHEKERLQYFSSPDGRDDLYQYNQKERRTVLEVLEDFPSVQMPFEWLVQLVPPLKTRAFSISSSPSAHPNQVHLTVNVVSWTTPFKRKRTGLCSMWLAKLDPQQSTGIYIPAWFQKGSLPPPPPSLPLILVGPGTGCAPFRGFLEERTIQDMSGGAAAPIMFFFGCRNEENDFLYRDLWLSHARDGGLLSEERGGGFYVAFSRDQPQKVYVQHKIRKHSQRIWDLVLRGASIYVAGSSTKMPSDVMSAFEDIISKEAGVSRETALTLLRRLEKDGRYHVEAWS
- the LOC8260241 gene encoding NADPH-dependent diflavin oxidoreductase 1 isoform X1 — translated: MEEKPKMLVILYATETGNAMDAAERISREADRRGCLVTLCSMDQFDASSLPHEGTIIFVVSTTGQGDTPNSMKGFWRFLLQKNLTKQWLEGVHYAVFGLGDSGYQKYNFVAKRLDRRLSDLGATVIVERGLGDDQHPSGYEGALDPWMSSLWHALYLINPKFLPNGPDYVTPESMLIDQPKVAIRYHRTDNIDLQLSTDADSENILMQIERARSMSPGKSAHDKNKPACFLKMVKNQSLTKVGCGKDVRHFEFESVSTAIEYEVGDVLDVLPGQNPAAVDAFIQHCNLDPGSLITVHPRVTECSQSNTPTVPIKLKNFVELTMDIASASPRRYFFEVMSFYATAQHEKERLQYFSSPDGRDDLYQYNQKERRTVLEVLEDFPSVQMPFEWLVQLVPPLKTRAFSISSSPSAHPNQVHLTVNVVSWTTPFKRKRTGLCSMWLAKLDPQQSTGIYIPAWFQKGSLPPPPPSLPLILVGPGTGCAPFRGFLEERTIQDMSGGAAAPIMFFFGCRNEENDFLYRDLWLSHARDGGLLSEERGGGFYVAFSRDQPQKVYVQHKIRKHSQRIWDLVLRGASIYVAGSSTKMPSDVMSAFEDIISKEAGVSRETALTLLRRLEKDGRYHVEAWS